In Stigmatella aurantiaca, the following proteins share a genomic window:
- a CDS encoding pyridoxal phosphate-dependent aminotransferase gives MALDLTSLPKREDTHVGTMARGLKGSDILRIAAEIRELTAQGRKVCNLTVGDFSPREFPIPVALGEGITTALQAGETNYPPSDGVLELRQGVQRFYERALGLKYPLEGIVITGGARPIIYGTYRTVLDAGDRVIYPVPSWNNNHYVHMMGATETVVVTDAAHGFMPTVEQLLPHLPGARLLCLGSPLNPTGTMIEPAALKAICERIVAENRARQARGERPLILMYDHIYWTLSFGRVKHVTPVELVPEMAHYTVFVDGISKAFAATGVRVGWGVGPPALIARMRDVLGHVGAWAPKAEQVATARYLDAVASNTAFLESMRRQVDARLEALHQGFTRMREAGLPVEAIAPQGAIYLSVRFNLVGKAGLKGNDDIRKLLLEKASFAVVPFQAFGLMEDTGWFRLSVGATSVEEIQEALPRVEAALRGALNGP, from the coding sequence ATGGCCCTCGATCTGACCTCACTCCCCAAGCGGGAAGACACCCACGTTGGCACCATGGCGCGCGGCCTGAAGGGCAGCGACATCCTGCGCATCGCGGCGGAAATCCGTGAACTCACCGCCCAGGGGCGCAAGGTGTGCAACCTGACGGTGGGCGACTTCAGCCCGCGCGAGTTCCCCATCCCGGTCGCGCTGGGCGAGGGCATCACCACGGCGCTCCAGGCGGGCGAGACGAACTACCCGCCCTCGGACGGGGTGCTGGAGCTGCGCCAGGGCGTGCAGCGCTTCTACGAGCGCGCACTGGGTCTGAAGTACCCCCTGGAAGGCATCGTCATCACTGGCGGGGCGCGGCCCATCATCTACGGCACCTACCGCACGGTGCTGGACGCGGGGGACCGGGTCATCTACCCGGTGCCTTCTTGGAACAACAACCATTACGTCCACATGATGGGGGCCACGGAGACGGTGGTCGTCACGGACGCGGCGCACGGCTTCATGCCCACGGTGGAGCAGCTCCTGCCGCACCTGCCGGGGGCGCGGCTGTTGTGCTTGGGCAGCCCGCTCAACCCCACGGGGACCATGATTGAGCCGGCGGCGCTGAAGGCCATCTGCGAGCGCATCGTCGCGGAGAACCGGGCGCGCCAGGCGCGGGGCGAGCGGCCGCTCATCCTCATGTATGACCACATCTACTGGACGCTGAGCTTCGGCCGGGTGAAGCACGTGACGCCGGTGGAGCTGGTGCCGGAGATGGCGCACTACACCGTCTTCGTGGACGGCATCTCCAAGGCCTTCGCGGCCACGGGGGTGCGCGTGGGCTGGGGCGTGGGGCCGCCTGCCCTCATCGCCCGCATGCGCGATGTGCTGGGGCACGTGGGGGCGTGGGCGCCCAAGGCGGAGCAGGTGGCCACGGCGCGCTACCTGGACGCGGTGGCCTCGAACACGGCCTTCCTGGAGTCGATGCGGCGGCAGGTGGACGCGCGCCTGGAGGCGCTGCACCAGGGCTTCACGCGCATGCGCGAGGCGGGGCTGCCGGTGGAAGCGATTGCCCCCCAGGGCGCCATCTACCTTTCGGTGCGCTTCAACCTGGTGGGCAAGGCGGGGCTGAAGGGCAACGACGACATCCGCAAGCTGCTCTTGGAGAAGGCGAGCTTCGCGGTGGTGCCCTTCCAGGCGTTCGGGCTGATGGAGGACACGGGCTGGTTCCGGCTGTCGGTGGGCGCCACGTCCGTGGAGGAAATCCAGGAGGCGCTGCCCCGGGTGGAGGCGGCGCTGCGCGGGGCGCTGAACGGCCCGTGA